From one Cucurbita pepo subsp. pepo cultivar mu-cu-16 chromosome LG17, ASM280686v2, whole genome shotgun sequence genomic stretch:
- the LOC111778604 gene encoding polygalacturonase At1g48100-like produces the protein MEFNRVPAVMLWFTAILVADNLSNVQGRYHFHKGQKKQNPDEQPSLPSPVYSPPPQDSVPSTPAHPAPSVPSDPYPDDPGNTTSDCVFDVTNYGAVGDGCADDTAAFRAAWKAACAVESATLLVPSDRCFKITSTIFSGPCKPGLVFKVDGTLMPPDGPESWPKADSLRQWLVFYRLDQMTLTGTGTIEGNGQKWWELPCKPHRGPNGSTLPGPCDSPALIRFFMSSNLAVSGLRIQNSPQFHMKFDGCEGVLIDKLSISSPKLSPNTDGIHIENTKGVGIYNSMIGNGDDCISIGPGCANVDIEGVTCGPSHGISIGSLGVHNSQACVSNITVRNAVIRESDNGVRIKTWQGGSGTVSDILFENIQMENVRNCIIVDQYYCLSKDCRNQTSAVFVNQVLYKNIKGTYDVRNTPIHFACSDTVACTNITMSEVELLPHEGELVEDPFCWNAFGIQETLTIPPIDCLQEGAPQNVAETYEYSC, from the exons ATGGAGTTCAATCGAGTTCCTGCTGTAATGCTTTGGTTCACCGCCATTTTGGTGGCGGACAACTTGAGCAATGTGCAAGGAAGATACCATTTTCACAAGGgacaaaagaaacagaacCCTGATGAACAGCCCTCTCTTCCATCCCCTGTTTATTCACCACCACCGCAAGACTCGGTTCCTTCAACTCCAGCTCACCCAGCTCCCTCAGTGCCATCTGATCCCTACCCTGATGATCCAGGAAACACCACTTCTGACTGTGTTtttgacgtcactaattatgGGGCGGTTGGAGATGGTTGTGCTGATGACACTGCTGCCTTCAGGGCAGCATGGAAAGCAGCCTGTGCTGTTGAATCTGCCACTCTTTTAGTTCCCTCTGATCGTTGCTTTAAAATCACTTCAACTATCTTCTCAGGACCTTGCAAACCAGGACTTGTGTTTAAG GTGGATGGAACCCTGATGCCACCGGACGGACCAGAGTCGTGGCCGAAGGCGGACAGTTTGAGGCAATGGCTCGTGTTTTACAGGCTGGATCAAATGACATTGACTGGAACTGGAACCATCGAAGGGAATGGCCAAAAATGGTGGGAGTTGCCATGCAAACCACATAGG ggtCCAAATGGGTCGACTCTGCCAGGACCATGTGACAGCCCTGCG TTAATAAGGTTCTTCATGAGCAGTAATTTGGCAGTGAGTGGGCTGAGAATTCAGAACAGTCCACAGTTCCATATGAAATTCGATGGGTGTGAAGGAGTTCTGATAGACAAGCTGTCAATATCTTCCCCAAAGCTCAGTCCCAACACTGACGGAATCCATATAGAGAATACCAAAGGAGTAGGAATATACAACTCCATGATAGGCAATG GTGATGACTGCATTTCAATCGGGCCCGGCTGTGCCAACGTAGACATTGAAGGCGTCACTTGTGGGCCGAGTCATGGAATCAG CATTGGGAGTCTGGGAGTCCACAATTCACAGGCATGCGTTTCCAACATAACAGTGAGAAATGCAGTGATTAGGGAATCAGACAATGGAGTGAGGATAAAGACATGGCAAGGAGGGTCGGGTACAGTGAGCGACATCTTATTCGAGAACATACAGATGGAGAATGTTAGAAACTGCATCATAGTTGACCAGTACTACTGCTTGTCCAAGGATTGTCGTAACCAGACATCGGCTGTGTTTGTGAACCAAGTCTTGTACAAGAACATCAAGGGAACTTACGACGTTAGGAACACTCCAATTCACTTCGCGTGCAGCGACACAGTGGCCTGCACGAATATTACAATGTCTGAAGTAGAATTGCTACCACATGAGGGTGAATTGGTGGAAGATCCTTTCTGTTGGAATGCATTTGGGATTCAGGAGACTTTGACCATTCCTCCCATTGATTGCTTGCAAGAAGGAGCACCTCAGAATGTCGCAGAGACCTATGAATATAGCTGCTGA
- the LOC111778602 gene encoding probable inactive DNA (cytosine-5)-methyltransferase DRM3, whose amino-acid sequence MASNKPIVPKEEVLDFRLPPDGLYSRHVGDSGASSSGNNIRTFFVDMGFLPSLVDKVIEEKGEDDVELLLNTLTTFSAEQKSLPESTGSLHSVRSDKKGTNPIAAFCYKQAGRTSKPESSDSLDSLFDDKEDASNEISSVVIPKEEADDDYISTRTNKASLLMMNFSVDEVNFAIDKLGGDAPINELVDFIVAAQIAENLEKETNETICRNELKTEENDETLFVTMEKTLRLLEMGFSENEVSLAIEKFGSDTQVSELADSIVTGRIAGDYPGNDKCSSNSFYIGGLHNPKVKAEDSSSPGVSLSRNVNVEEILKGKRPKEEYMDDLPNPIPRFDAKHKGKRPKPEYADDDLSSLYGPEWLEAKVNPKIVGLEMPTSSELNLSRSLDKMVARPPSPPSKFNPCRSLDKVVAKPPFFLYGNVLDVSRDSWGKVSKFLYTIEPEFVDTQSFSALSRREGYVHNLPCENRSHILPKPAMTIEDAIPHTKKWWPSWDTRKHLSCINSETRGVPQLCERLTKMMTDSHGQLSSQQQRDILHHCIALNLIWVGQFKLAPLEPEQLEYVLGYPVNHTQDAESSSMERLQILKYCFQIDTLGYHLSVLKSMFPEGLIVLSIFSGIGGAEIALHRLGIHLKVVISVESSAAKRRILQKWWRSSGQTGELELIEDIQKLTSNKIHNLIKKYGGFDLVVCQNPCSRSLSSSKLSKDTEGIASFDFSIFYEFVRVLQGVRNTMERKK is encoded by the exons ATG GCCAGCAATAAGCCTATTGTACCAAAGGAAGAGGTCTTGGATTTCAGGTTGCCACCTGATGGGCTGTACTCAAGGCATGTCGGG GACAGTGGTGCAAGCTCATCTGGAAACAATATAAGAACTTTCTTTGTAGATATGGGGTTCCTGCCATCTCTTGTTGATAAAGTGATCGAAGAAAAAG GTGAAGATGATGTAGAATTGCTATTAAATACCCTGACTACATTTTCG GCAGAACAAAAATCACTTCCTGAGTCAACAGGCTCTCTTCACAGTGTACGAAGTGATAAAAAGGGTACTAATCCTATTGCTGCATTCTGTTATAAGCAG GCTGGCCGGACATCAAAACCCGAATCATCAGATTCTCTAGATAGCTTATTTGATGACAAGGAGGATGCAAGCAATGAAATCTCTTCAGTTGTTATACCGAAGGAG GAGGCTGATGATGATTATATTAGTACTCGTACCAATAAAGCTTCCTTATTAATGATGAACTTCAGTGTTGATGAAGTAAACTTTGCAATTGATAAGCTTG GTGGAGATGCTCCCATTAACGAGTTGGTGGATTTTATCGTCGCCGCACAGATTGCTGAAAacttggagaaggaaacaaatgaAACAATCTGTagaaatgaattgaaaacGGAG GAAAATGATGAAACCTTGTTTGTGACTATGGAGAAAACACTTCGCTTGCTTGAAATGGGTTTCTCTGAGAATGAGGTTTCTTTGGCAATTGAGAAGTTCG GTTCGGACACTCAAGTTTCAGAGCTTGCTGATTCCATTGTTACGGGTCGAATAGCTGGTGACTACCCTGGGAATGATAAG TGTTCCTCGAACTCATTCTATATTGGTGGTTTACATAATCCAAAAGTTAAAGCTGAGGATTCGAGTTCTCCTGGAGTTTCTCTCTCAAGGAATGTTAACGTTGAGGAAATATTGAAGGGGAAAAGGCCGAAAGAAGAATATATGGATGACCTTCCAAATCCGATTCCTCGTTTCGATGCTAAACACAAAGGGAAACGGCCAAAGCCAGAATATGCCGATGACGACTTGAGTTCTCTCTACGGTCCTGAATGGTTGGAAGCAAAAGTAAATCCAAAAATCGTCGGACTTGAGATGCCCACATCTTCAGAACTAAATCTCTCAAGAAGTCTTGATAAGATGGTGGCTAGACCTCCATCCCCACCTTCAAAGTTTAATCCTTGTAGAAGTCTTGATAAGGTGGTGGCTAAACCTCCATTTTTCTTGTATGGAAATGTTTTGGATGTATCTCGTGATTCTTGGGGAAAAGTTTCCAAGTTCCTTTATACCATTGAGCCCGAATTTGTGGACACTCAGTCGTTCTCAGCATTGAGTAGAAGGGAAGGCTATGTGCACAATCTTCCATGTGAAAACAGGTCTCACATCCTCCCAAAGCCTGCAATGACTATCGAAGATGCTATACCACATACAAAGAAATGGTGGCCTTCCTGGGATACAAGGAAGCATTTGAGCTGCATCAATTCTGAAACTAGAGGAGTACCTCAGCTGTGTGAAAGGCTTACAAAGATGATGACCGATTCTCATGGTCAGCTCTCGTCTCAACAGCAGAGAGATATTCTTCATCATTGCATAGCTTTGAACCTTATCTGGGTTGGCCAGTTCAAACTGGCTCCTTTAGAGCCTGAACAGTTGGAGTATGTGCTTGGGTACCCCGTAAATCACACTCAAGATGCTGAAAGTAGCTCAATGGAAAGGcttcaaattctcaaatattgTTTTCAGATAGACACTTTGGGTTATCATCTCTCTGTTTTGAAGTCTATGTTCCCAGAAGGGTTGATTGTGTTGTCCATTTTCAGTGGAATTGGTGGGGCGGAAATTGCTTTGCACCGTCTTGGCATTCATCTGAAAGTTGTGATATCAGTCGAGAGTTCGGCAGCAAAGAGGAGGATTTTGCAGAAATGGTGGCGCAGTAGTGGACAAACTGGGGAGCTGGAGCTGATAGAGGACATACAGAAACTAACAAGCAACAAGATTCACAATTTGATTAAGAAATATGGCGGTTTTGATTTGGTCGTTTGTCAGAATCCTTGTTCTCGTTCTTTGTCGTCTTCAAAACTGAGCAAAGACACCGAAGGTATAGCAAGTTTCGATTTCTCTATATTCTACGAGTTTGTTCGTGTTCTTCAGGGTGTAAGGAACACcatggaaagaaagaagtga